DNA from Sporohalobacter salinus:
TATCAAGGAGGAGACTGCACAAACTTTATTTCTCAAGTGTTATATGAAGCAGGTGGGTTTACAAAAAATCGTATCTGGAATTATAAACAGGGAAGTGGGAGTAAGGCTTGGGTAAATGCTCATGCTTTTAATAAATATATGCTTAATAGTGGTAGAGCTTCTTTAATTGCCCGCGGTACTTATGATGAGGTATTAGAAGCTTCTTATAAATTATTGCCTGGAGATTATATAGCTTACGAAAAGAAGGGAAAAGTTGCTCATGTATCTATTGTTACTGGAATAGATTCCAAGGGATATATTTTAGTTAGCTCTCACAATGCAGATCGGTATAGAGTTCCCTGGGATTTAGGATGGAGTAATAAAGGAATAAAGTTTTGGATAGTGCGTGTTCATTATTAATAGCACGGTCTCTTTAGCATCTAAAATATATAAGGTTATTTTGTTATGTAATGAGATAATTAATTTTGGGTTTTTGCAAATTTTATGAAAGTTAATTAAGTTATTTAAATTATTTTGGATAGTAGGAATTTAAAGGCTGCAATTTTAAAAGCCGTTCTCTCTAGAGAACGGCTTTGTTGTTTATAGTTAGAATTTTTTCATTTGGCAAGATTTATAATGATATATTTAACGTAGAGAAACTGGAACTACTAATTTTTGACCAGGTTTAATTAAATCAGGATTAGAAATATAATTAAATTCTATAATAGTATCTATTTGTGTACCATATTCTTGGGCTATTGAATAAAGAGTATCATTAGGTTGGACCGTATAAATAATAGCTTCTGGAGGAGATTCAGGGATAACAATCTTTTGTCCAACAGAAATAATATCTGGATCAGGAATAGAATTAAAAGCTAATATATTTGATACTGTTGTATTATATCTTTGAGCAATTTTAGATAAAGTATCCCTGGGTTTTACAGTATAGGGAAAAGTTCCTAATGGAGCAGTAGGCATATTATTTCCTCCCTTCTGAACCGAATTAAAGCTTCATTAATATAATATTCATTATAGGGAGGAATAAGTGATAGTGATTTTTTATATTTTTATACTTTTTGGAAATGGGACATTCATGTTTCTTGAGGAGAGAAAGGTTCAGGTTATATAGAATTAACAGTATAAAAATATGAAGACGTCATGGTGTTACAATGTAGTCAGATTTATCAATTGTAAGATTTAATTATGTTTTTAGATTTTTTATTTTAGTCTTGATTAAATCGCTTTTAATTTTGATTACTTTTGTAGTATCTTGTTTAACGGCAATTTCTAAATCTTTGACTGCTTTATTTACTTCTTTTATCTTTTTCTTATTTTTGGTTTTAATTTTTACTTTTAGGTCTGATACTAAGTTCTTTAATTTATTGATATCAGCTAACTTTTTATTCTTACTTTCATCTAACCAAGTTAGATAAACAATTTTCCTTGTATAAGCAATTATTTTCTTTTTTATTCCTATTTTGGCATCGTATTTATTATATAGTTTAGCTAAATTCAAATGAAATTGATTAGCTTTCCAAAGAGAAATTAAAATTTTTTTCTGAGTGGCTACTTCAGTTAAGTCGTTTAATTTTTGTTCAATCTTATTTAGCTTTTTTCCATCAAGCTTACTTTCAGTTTCATAACTATTCCAGTCTTGGTGTATTTTCTTAATCTTTTTTTCAATTTTATTCCAAGTTTTTTCTTTCTTAGAAGGATTCTGTTTTTTATTTTTTTCTTTTTGCTTTTTTTTCTTTTGCTTCTCTTTTTTTTGCTTTTTTTTCTGAGTTTCTTTTTTTCTTTTTAAATAAAATTCTTCTAAATCGTTTATTGTTTGATTTGTATTAAGAACTACGCTAGTAAATTTAGATGGTATTTTGCTTTTCTTAGGTTTAGATTTAGGTTTTTGTTGACTACAACTTATGATTAACATAGAAATAATTGAAAGTAATATAATTAATTTAATTTTTTTTCTCACATTTGTCACTCCTAATAAACCATTTTTTCTATTATAAATCAAATCTATAATTGCTATTCAAAGCTTGAATCATTTGCAATGTATATAAATGAATATAAGCTATTTTTCAAGATTAATTATTAGTTAATGTGTTAACTAGAGTTTACATGGCTATATACATAGGATTGATAAAAATGCTAAACAGAGAATTAAAGAAGTTTTATGGATGTTTGAGTTAGTGCAAAGCTCAAAGATAAAGTGATTGTGCTAGTTTAGTATGGTTAATTGTTGATTTTTAATACAAACTATATTGTTTGTTTTCAGTTGTTTATAATGATAAAATTGTATTTAAAAAGATAAAATGAAGTTTAAATTGTAAGTTGGCTGACTAATTAGGAGGGGAAAGATATCATGCAAAATTCAATGATTTTAATTATAGATGATGATAAGAATATATGTCAAATATTAGAGGATTATCTTAAGTATGAAGGTTTTGAAACTGAAATAGCTTATACTGGAAAAGAAGGTTTGAAAAAAATTGAAGAGGAAAATCCTAATTTAATAATTTTAGATATTATGTTACCTGAAATGGATGGTTGGGAAGTTTGTCAGCAGTTGCGGCCAGAAAGTGATATTCCTATATTGATGTTGAGTGCTAAGACTAAAGATACTGATAAAATTACTGGTTTGGAATTAGGGGCTGATGATTATGTTACTAAACCATTTAGTCCTAAAGAAGTAGTTTCAAGAGTAAAAGCAATTTTAAGAAGGGTCAAAGCAGATAA
Protein-coding regions in this window:
- a CDS encoding LysM peptidoglycan-binding domain-containing protein, which gives rise to MPTAPLGTFPYTVKPRDTLSKIAQRYNTTVSNILAFNSIPDPDIISVGQKIVIPESPPEAIIYTVQPNDTLYSIAQEYGTQIDTIIEFNYISNPDLIKPGQKLVVPVSLR
- a CDS encoding response regulator transcription factor translates to MQNSMILIIDDDKNICQILEDYLKYEGFETEIAYTGKEGLKKIEEENPNLIILDIMLPEMDGWEVCQQLRPESDIPILMLSAKTKDTDKITGLELGADDYVTKPFSPKEVVSRVKAILRRVKADKEKVADNILNFSQLVINKKHRTVKVNGENISLTPKEFSLLLALASSPRQVFSRESLLNKVWGYDYFGDIRTVDTHIKSLRNKLHKPAQDYIRTVWGVGYKFEVKND